Genomic DNA from Ruminococcus sp. OA3:
CCGGGGGGTGGGCTGCTCCCGTGTATCCACGAGAACAACCATAGTCTTCATGATCTCATTGATCTCAAGTTCTGTATAATTCCCCATATCCTCCCCCTAGTTAAACGGCAGTTCTTCGCAGGCCCCGTCCGGGATGCTCATAAAACCATCGGGATCGGTTGCCGGCTGCCACTGCTGCCGCCCTGCTTTTAATGGCTTATCTTCCGGTATTTGATACCGCCCTTCCCGGATGGCCGTGGTTTCCCGGAAGCTTTGGCACTTCGTGCTCCAGCCGGTCCCGTTCCCATTTGCTTTCTCATACGCTTCCCTTCCAAAAATCCCCCCTACCAGGCGGTGCCGCAGGTTATCGCAGAACGTGTCACCCCAGATCACCCGGAACCCCGGGTTGGATGCCTCAACCGCATCCAGGAACGTCTTAAGCCCACGGTTGGTCTTCCCTTCCGCATCCAAGACCAGCTGGTAAACCGTACAGGGCCATTTTTTATCCTCCCTGGTATTCTCAGAAAACTCCTTTTGAAACTTGCCCTGGTATTCCCCCTCGGCAATATCCAGTGCAATCTGGAGCATGTCCTTTCCTTTTTTGCTCCTAGTCTCAATCACCTGGACAATCCGGCACACATAGCCGCCGGCCGGCAAGGCTTCATACTCCCCATAGGGTTTGGTTGTCTCATAATCATTTGGTTTCTGCATTCTGTAATTCCTCCATTTCGTAATAGTTTCGGATTGCCTGGTCCACCAGCCACAGGTCATTTGGGATTTTGACACTCTCGAACATTTCTTCCGGTGACTTGCTCACCGCCCCATCCAGCGCCTGCGTTACAAACAGGTAATCATCGCCCTC
This window encodes:
- a CDS encoding DUF669 domain-containing protein, with translation MQKPNDYETTKPYGEYEALPAGGYVCRIVQVIETRSKKGKDMLQIALDIAEGEYQGKFQKEFSENTREDKKWPCTVYQLVLDAEGKTNRGLKTFLDAVEASNPGFRVIWGDTFCDNLRHRLVGGIFGREAYEKANGNGTGWSTKCQSFRETTAIREGRYQIPEDKPLKAGRQQWQPATDPDGFMSIPDGACEELPFN